A genomic window from Streptomyces sp. HUAS YS2 includes:
- a CDS encoding helix-turn-helix domain-containing protein: MTNELTAAGIDPFDESVYRAVLTRRTAAPTELAADLGCSPLRVARALDRLHDHGLVGRLAGVRRRYAAIEPGAAVESLVRTRTAELDRVRSAAGELSRLFTAAQAGTAGEDEVEIATGREALGRWFVRLQQEAREDVMTLDRPPYALTTSNPVESNALGRGVRYRAVYAPEALEWPGVLEDIRGLVNRGEQARVMPGLRIKLAIADRRLALMPLSLDLDGVRAAVIRPSSLLDALTDYWELCWKQALPLDAPAQDPLGEEDRLVLTLLVSGLKDEAIARQLGWSVRTMRRRMSRLHDLLGAVNRFQAGVVAARRGWI, encoded by the coding sequence ATGACGAACGAGCTCACCGCGGCAGGCATCGATCCGTTCGACGAGAGCGTCTACCGGGCTGTGCTGACCCGGCGTACGGCGGCCCCGACCGAGCTCGCCGCCGACCTCGGCTGTTCCCCTCTCCGCGTCGCCAGGGCGCTGGACCGACTGCACGACCACGGCCTGGTCGGGCGGCTCGCGGGCGTCCGACGCCGGTACGCGGCGATCGAGCCGGGAGCCGCGGTCGAGTCACTGGTGCGAACCAGGACCGCGGAGTTGGACCGGGTCCGTTCGGCGGCGGGCGAGCTGTCCCGCCTCTTCACGGCGGCCCAGGCCGGCACCGCCGGGGAGGACGAGGTGGAGATCGCCACCGGCCGCGAGGCGCTCGGCCGGTGGTTCGTCCGCCTCCAACAGGAGGCGCGCGAGGACGTCATGACACTGGATCGGCCGCCGTACGCGCTGACCACCTCCAACCCGGTGGAGAGCAACGCGCTGGGGCGCGGCGTGCGCTACCGCGCGGTCTACGCCCCCGAGGCGCTGGAGTGGCCGGGGGTGCTCGAGGACATCCGAGGACTCGTGAACCGTGGCGAGCAGGCCCGGGTGATGCCGGGCCTGCGGATCAAACTGGCCATCGCGGACCGCCGGCTGGCGCTGATGCCGCTCTCCCTGGACCTCGACGGGGTGCGCGCTGCGGTCATCCGCCCCTCCAGCCTGCTGGACGCCCTCACCGACTACTGGGAACTGTGCTGGAAACAGGCTCTGCCGCTCGACGCCCCCGCCCAGGACCCGCTCGGCGAGGAGGACCGTCTGGTGCTCACCCTGCTGGTCAGCGGCCTCAAGGACGAGGCCATAGCCCGCCAGCTCGGCTGGTCGGTCCGCACCATGCGCCGGCGCATGAGCCGCCTGCACGACCTTCTGGGCGCGGTGAACCGCTTCCAGGCCGGTGTCGTCGCGGCACGCCGTGGCTGGATCTGA